GGCTTCCAGGCGTACAATGTGCCACCCAACTCCCAAGGCATGGCCTCTTTATCTATCCTAAACATATTGAACAACATCGATCTGAGGAGCTTGGGTGAAGGAACACCGGATTACTACCACGTGATCGTTGAAGCCACCAAACAGGCATTTGCCGACCGTGACAAGTGGCTGACCGATCCGGAATTTGTGGATATTCCTGTGGACAAGCTGTTGTCCAAAGAGCATGGAAAAGAACTGGCTGCCCGCATCGATATGAAGCAAGCGGCCAAAACAGTCGAACCGCTGGATCCAAAAGGGGACACCACCTGGCTGGCCGTCGTTGACAAATACGGAAATGCCGTTTCCATGATTCAAAGCCACTACTTCGACTGGGGTTCCGGCATCGTTGCGAAAGACACGGGCGTTCTGCTGCAAAACCGGGGAAGCTACTTCTCCCTCGACCCGAACCATATCAACCATCTGGAGCCGGGAAAACGCACCTTCCATACCATCAATCCGGCGATGATGCTGAAAGACAATAAACCATACCTCCTGTACGGCACACAGGGCGGTGAAGGCCAGCCACAGACACAAGCGGCTCTGGCGACGCGGATTATCGACTTCGGCTTCTCCGTCCAAGATGCGATCGAAGCGCCGAGATGGCTGCATGGACGCAACTGGGGTTCTTCCTCCAACAACTTGAAAGTGGAAAGCCGCATTCCGCAGGACGTTTTGGATGAGTTGATCAAGCGAGGCCATCCGGTTGAAAAGCTGGAAGCGGCCTATACGGATGCGATGGGTCAATCCGGCGCGATCCTGATCGATCCTGTAACCAACATTAAATTCGGCGGTGCCGACCCCCGCGGTGAAGGAGCCGCGATGGGCTACTAATACTGTCAGTCATCAGACTGCTGGGCAAAAGGCTCAGCAGTCTGATTTCCTAGCATGAATCACGAAAGGATGCTGCATCCATGCGCCTGTTCAGCAAGCTTCGCAATAAGCTCGTCATCTGGTTTCTGCTTTTGGCTGTCGTACCCCTGATCATCAACTCTTACCTGGTCCTGACTGAGAGCACCCAGATTCTCATTGAGAAACAAAAGGAATCAATGGTCGACTTGACGAAGTCCACCGCCCAGGGAATGGATCAGTGGTTAGACAGAAGACTGACGGAAGTGACGGTACTGGCACGTTCTTCGGACATTCAGTCTACAGATGCCGAGGCAAAAAACGATTTTATCCGCCGATTTACCAAAGAACTCAAAATTTTTGACGGCAATACCTTTATCTCCCCTGACGGGATCGTCACAGCGGACACCTTCGAAGGCAGTCTAGGAATCAACCTCGGGGAGCGTCCGTTTTTCAAGCTGGGAATGGAGGGCAAATCCAGCTTTTCTGACATGCTGATCGCAAAAACGACGGGCAATCGCTCGATTGTCGTCGCCTCCCCTGTCATTAACAAGGAAGGGCAAAAGCTTGGGGTGTTAACGGGACTTGTCAATGTAGATTCCTTCACATCCACCTTCCTGCAAAATTTGAACCTTGGTGAAGACGGCTATCCGATACTCGTGGACAACAAAGGGCTGATCCAGGTACACCCCAATCCAGAACTGATCGGCAAAAGCATTGAAGAAGCTGCATTGCCAGAAGGGTTGACCACCATCCTGAAGACCGGGGCAGCGGAATCAGGATCCTCGACTTATCAGGACGGCGGAAAAGAATACGTCGTTACCTTCTCTTCGATTCCCAGTACGAATTACAGTCTATTCTTCCATATGCCCAGCGAGCAAATTACCTCGCAGGTATGGGCCATCACGAGGTATATCATCATCCTGGTATGTGTGGTTACCGCCATCGTGCTAGCAGCAGCCTTCTTTGTCTCCCGTCAAATCAGCCGCCCGATTGTGGAAGTGGCTTCCGTGACCGGCCGTATCGCGGATGGCGATCTGGCAGTAGACCCATTGAAGATCAGAAGCAGAGACGAAGTCGGTCGACTCTCAGAATCCGTCAACCTCATGGTGGCGAACTTGCACGACATCATCCAAAAAGTGAATACATCTGCGGAAGAACTGGCCGCCTCGGCGGAAGAGCTGTCTGCAAACGCAGAGGAGACCAGCAAGGCGACCGAACAAATCGCTTCCTCCATCCAAGAAGTCGCCTACGGCGCGGAGCAGCAGGTGCAGAGCGTATCAGAGAGCGTCAGCACCATCAACGAAGTGTCCAAGGGCATCCAAAACATCGCCGCCAACGCTCAACACGCGGCAGAGTCTGCCATGACAGCTTCGCAAATTGCGGCTCACGGCAACCAGGCAATTGAAACGGTCATGCATCAGATGGAACTGATCCATGCTACCGTGAACGATATCGCTACCATCGTCAAACGACTGGGAGACAGCTCTCAGGAAATTGGCCAAATCGTCCAAGTCATTACCGATATTGCCCAACAGACCAATCTGCTTTCGCTCAATGCGGCGATCGAAGCCGCGAGGGCGGGCGAACATGGCCGCGGCTTCGCCGTAGTAGCCGATGAAGTGCGCAAGCTGGCTGAGCAATCGGCAAGCTCCGCCCAACAAATCGAGCAGCTGATCGCCTCGATCCAGAACGAGTCGCATCAGGCTGTCGATTCGATGGAAAAAGGCACGCGAGAAGTGTCCCTGGGCATCGAGGTCGTAAACGAAGCCGGTAAATCTTTTGTGCAGATACGCGATTCTGTCTCGCAGGTGGCCAGCCAGATTCAGGAGGTTCAGGCCTATTCCCAGCTGATGACCAAAGATACCGAACAAGTCGTCCAGCTGATTGGACAGATCTCTGCGATTGCGGAAAACTCGGCGGATGGCACGCAAAATGTGTCCGCGGCGACAGAAGAGCAGCTGGCTGCTATCCAGCAGGTCACCTCGTCGGCGGAGTCCTTGGCAAAAGTGGCCGAGGATTTGCAAGAACAAGTGCGAAAGTTTGTCCTCTACCGGTAGATGCGCCTCCCGTGCATCCCGCACGCAGCAGTGACAAAGCGCTCCCTTTGCGTATACAGGAAACAGCCCCCGAAGCGAGATGGGTCACTTCGGGGGCTCGTTTTTTTTCGACTGGCAAAAAAAAGCTGATGCCCCTCGACTTGCGGGCATCAGCTTGGCACCCTACTGCTAGCAAATGGCCAGCATGCGATCCGGATGATTGGTGCAGATTTGCACATGTGGATATGTCTTTACGATTTGCTGAATCGCTTGTGGATCATCTACTGTCCAGGCGATTACCTCGATCCCCTGTTCAAAGGCAGCGTTGACCAACTCCTCGGTCAGATACGGATAGGCGATGGACAGGACAGTGGCTCCTGCCTCGCGAAGCTGCTCCAGCATCATAACCGGATTTGCGCAGACAATCAGGCCGCATCTCACTTCGGCGTCGAGGCTCCGGAATCGGCGGATTTCCTCATGGTCAAAAGAGGTGACATAGACGTCCCGCTTCATATCATGCCGCTCCAGCAGAGCCAGGACCGTCTCGGACAGGCCCGGATGCATCCCGGGGGCCGTCTTCAGTTCGATGTTCAGCAGGCAGCGTCCCTTGACTGCCTGCAGCACTTCCTCCAGGGAGGGAATCCGTTCACCGGCATACCGCTCGCCAAACCAGCGTCCAGCATCCAGGGTGCGCAATTCTTCATAGGTGAATGCAGAAACCAACCCGTTGCCGTTTGTCGTTCGCTCCAGCGTGAAGTCATGGAGCAGCACCGGTACGCCGTCTTTGGACAGCTGCACATCGATCTCAATCGCGCCAATCGCCGGTTCTGCCAGCGCCAATCGGATGGCGGTCATCGTGTTTTCCGGCGCCTTTCCCGACCAGCCGCGGTGTGCCATACAGATGTTCATGTTCTTCCCTCCATTTTGCTTCGGTTGCCCCGTGGCCTGTTTCCTTACTTCTTCAAGAGCTTCTGCCCTTTTTCCACAGCATTTCCAATCGCCTCGTCGACAGTCGCCTGCCCTAATACAGCCCGCTGGATTTCCGTCATAATCACTTCTTGCAGCTCCTTGTAGCCCGGCACCATCGGACGCGGTTTAGCGTACTCCAGCTGCTTGACCGCTACTTGGAAGTTCGGCTCTTTCTCATAAGCCTTTTTCATCTCATCGGAGTCCACGGCTGCTTTCGTTACAGGCATATACCCGGTCTCCAGGGACCACGGGATGGTTTGTTTCGTGTCTGTCATCCATTCTATGAATTCCCAGGCAGCTTTTTTCTCTTCATCGGAAGACTTGGCCAGCATCACCAGATTGGCTCCCCCGGTAGGGGCTCCATAGCTCTTGTTGGCCGGGAGAAAGGCTGTACCCATGTCGAACTTGGCCGCTTCCTTCAATCCGCGCAGATCTCCGGTCGACGTAAAGATCATGGCTACCTGCTGGTTGATGAAATCCTGCTTGGCGACATCCCAGGCATTGTACTTCTCGCCGGGAGGTGCCTTCATTATGCCCTCTTCCAGCATGCTCGTCCAGAAGGCCAGTGGAGCTTTTCCGTACTCTTCGGAAATCAGCAGGCTTTTGCCGTCTTCGCTCAGGATATTTCCCCCGCTCTGGAAGACCAGCGCTTCGTAAAACCAGATGTCAATCGGCGTGGAGAATCCGTAGGTTTTCGTCTTGTCTCCCTCTTTTTTCGTCAGCGCTTGGGAGAACTGGCGCAGCTCTTCCCAGCTTTTCGGCCCTTCCGGATCAAGTCCTGCCGCTTTCAGCAGATCCCGGTTCAGATACAGCAGCGGGGTCGAGCGGTTAAACGGAATGGCGTACAGCTTTTCCTTCCAGTAGGAGTTGCCCATCAAACCGGGAATGTACTTGTCTTCCGCGCCTTTCGCGTATTCGCCCAGATCCTGCAAGACTTTTGCCTCCGCAAAAGCGCCGATCGAACCTACCTCCACCATCGTCACATCAGGCTGGTTCCCTGCGGATACGGCGGCCAGCACCTTGGCATGGTTTTCGTAGTAGCTGCCCTGATAGGATGGTTTCACGACGATGTGCTTGTGGGACTCGTTGAATTCCTTTACCATCTTCTCGATCATTTCGCCGTTGCGGCCGCCGAGGGCGTACCAGAAATCGATTTCGACCGGCTTCGCATCAGCCGCCTGGGACTGGGGCTGGGAGGCAGAACCGCCCGCACCGCTTGCCTGTCCGCCTGCCCCCTGTTGATTGCCGGTGCCGCATCCAGCGAGCACAGCCGTCAGACCCAATACACATGCCATCATCGATATACGAACTTTTTTCACCGCAAATGCCTCCTTTTATTATCAGAGAAAACATGCTCTCCGGATTACTTGGATTGGTAGACAAACGCGCGGATGATATGCCGCTGCGCGAAAAAGAATATGGCGAGAATCGGCAGGACGAGAATCATGTTGCCCGCCATGATCACATTCCACAGCTTGCCGCCTTCTACCGCCTTGAGCATGGAGATGCCGATAGGCAGCGTTCTGACCTCCGCGCTGTTGGTCATGATCAGCGGCCAGAAATAGTCATTCCAGTGGTAGATGAAGCTGAACAGGCCAAAAGTGACAAGCACTGGCTTGGCCATCGGCACCATGATCGTCCACATGATCTTCCATTCCGAGGCGTTGTCGAGCCGGGCCGCTTCGATGATTTCATCCGGGACCTGCATGAATGACTGGCGCAAGAGAAAGATGCCAAACGCGCTCGCCCCATACGGGAGGATCAAGGCCCACAGGGTATTGACCAGCCCCCAGTGGCTGAGTTCCACATAGACGGGGAGAAAAATGACCTGCGCGGGGATCATCAGGGCGATCAGGGTGAGGCCAAACAGCGCCTCTCTGCCGCGAAAGCGATAGCGGGCAAAGGCATACGCCGCCGGCACTCCGGTCAATAGCTGGAGGACGAGAATCCCTGCCGCCACGAGAAAGCTGTTCCATACATAGGTGAGAAACGGTCCCGATCTCCAGGCGGTCTCGAAATTTTCAAACTGCCAGGACTCCGGCCACCAGGTCGGCGGGAATTGGTAGACCTCCGGCATGGTTTTAAATGCCGTCAAAAACATCCAGAGAAACGGAAACACAAAGGCCAGCGCCACTGCCGCAAGCAGCAGCCACTCCACGGCTTTCCAGGCCTTGATGCCGATTCGTTGCATCCCGATCCGCCTCCTTTCCACTCTTCATCCTTTTTGCTGCGATGCTGCCTCAATCCGATGACTACCGGTAGTGAACGCGCTTCTCCATCACCCGAAAGTGGATCAGCGTGAGCAGACCGACCAGTCCGAGCAGGATGACAGAAGCTGCCGAGGCAATGCCCCCGTTGTAAAAGTCCATGCCCTGCTCATAGATGTAGAAGACCAGCATGTTGGTGCTGTTGACCGGTCCCCCCTGCGTCATGATGTAGATGGTGTCGAATACCTGAAACGACGAGATCGTGTTGATGACGAGCAAAAAGAAGATCGTCGGCGACAGCATCGGGATCGTGATCCGCGACAGTGTCCGCCACCAGGGGGAGCGGTCCAGCGAAGCCGCTTCGTAGATGTCCCGCGGAATGCTCTGCAGCCCGGCAATAAAGACGATCGTATTGTAGCCGACCCCTTTCCAGACGCTGACCAGGATCAGGGACAAGAGTGCGCTCTTGGTGTCAGACAGCCACGTGTAGCCCGGCAGGCCGAAAAACTCCAGAACGGCATTGAGCAAGCCGTACTGCGGATCCATGAGCCACATCCAGAGCATCGCCACGGAGACCAGCGAGATGATGTGGGGGCTGAAAACAGCCGCCTGTATCAGTCCGTAAATCCGGGCCTTCCGGTTCAGCCAGAGGGCCAGGAAAAAGGACAAGCTGATCCCCAGCGCCACCGTGCTGAGCGTGTAGACCACGGTCGTGCCCAGCACCTGCCGGAAATCGCTGTCCTGCAGGATCTCCGCGAAGTTGGCCAATCCGACCCATTCGATCTCCTCCAGATTGAGCAGGGACCAGTCAAAAAACGACAGGTAGATTACATAGGCGATGGGAAAGAAGAAAAAGACAGCGAAAAAAGCAAGGGCCGGTGTGACATAGAGATACGGCCGGATCCGCTCAAGCCACTCAGCCAGACCGTATCGCGCTTCCGTCCGCGTAACCGCTGGCCCGTCAGCGGCGGGCAGTTCTTGAGCAGCAGCTGCTTTTCTCATCCAACCACTCCTTTGGCCAGGGCGGGCTCGGGCGAGCTGCCCGGCGAGTGCGAACCTTTGCCTGGCGTAAAGCCGGATGCTGGCTCATTCGCCCCTCTATCGGGTGTCTGCTGACTGTTACCTGATTGCCGCAAGCGATTTTCCGCCCGTCTCACCCGTCTTCCCGTGGTCCGGTCAAAGACGTAGAGACTGCTCCGCGGCACCGTCACCATCACCGGTGTACCGCTGTCCATTAAGGTGTCCACAGCGGTCTTGACCACGATGCGTCCCTTCTTGGTTTCCACATGGTAAAGCGCATCCGAACCGAGAATCTCCCGGGAATGGATTCGGCCGGGAAGGAGCAGTTCATCCAAGGTCGATGCGGATACAGCATCCGCATGACAGAGATGCGCTTTCTCCGGGCGGAACCCCCACTGCTCCTGTCCGTCTCCATCGGCGGGGATGATATTCATCGGCGGAGAGCCGATAAACTGGGCGACGAACAGGTTCTCCGGCTCCAGATACAATTCCATCGGCGCCGCCACCTGCATGATTTGGCCCTCGTTCATCACCACGATCTGATCCCCCATCGTCATCGCTTCCACCTGGTCATGGGTGACGTAGATAAAGGTGCTCCCCAACTGCTTGTGCAGGCTGGTCAGTTCGACCCGCATCTGGTTGCGCAGCTTGGCGTCCAGATTGGAGAGCGGTTCGTCCATCAGGAACACCTGCGGTTTTTTCACCATCGCGCGGGCCAGGGCCACGCGCTGTCTCTGTCCGCCGGAGAGCTGGGCGGGCTTCCGCGTCAGGTACGGCGTCAGGCCGACGACTTCGGCTATTTCCCCGACCCGCTGCTGGCATTCCTTTTTCGAATATCCCCGGTTTCTGAGTCCGTAGGCGATATTGTCATAGACACTCATCGTCGGATAGAGAGCATAGTTTTGAAAAACCATTGCGACATCCCGTTTGCCCGGAGGCAGATGGGTAACCGGCTGCTCGCCGATCAAAATCTCCCCGCTCGTGGCCTCTTCCAGCCCGGCAATCATCCGGAGCGTCGTCGATTTCCCGCATCCCGACGGGCCGACCAGTACGGTAAAGGAGCCGTCGGGGACGACCAAATCCAGACCTTTGACCGCGTTCTGGCTCTGAAAAGCCTTGGTAATCTGCTTCAACACCACTTCCGCCATCCGTTACTCCCCTCCCTGGATCTTTACGGCCATCATCTCTTCCGCAAAGCGGCGAATATCGGCAAAGCGGTAATCGGGGACGGCATACTTCCACTCCATCGGTCCGTACCACTCCAGGACGACCGATTTGACTCCCGCTCCCACCGCTGCCAGGACGTCATACTGACTGTCTCCGATCATCAGCGCCTGTCCGGGCTCCATGCCGAGCAGCTGCAATGCCTTCGCGATCGGCTCCGCTGAGGGCTTGCCCCGCGAGACGTCATCGACAGCCACCACTACCTCGAACAGATCGGCGATTCCCGCCAGCTCCAGACCCGCTACGGCGAACTCCCGCTGTTTATTCGTCACCACCGCCAGGCGAAAGCCCGCTGCCGACAGCTTTTCCAACTCCTCGCGAACATGGGGAAACAGGCGGGCATGCTCCTGGTGATGCGCACGGACATAGGAAAAGTAGCAGTCCATCACAGCTTTTCGGTCATAAGTCTTTTCCGCTGCCGAGGCCAAAAAGTCATCAAAGGACTCGCCAAAGCGATCTTCCAGGTCGGCGCGGCCAAATCGTCCCGGGGCAAACTGTTCCGCCGTGTAGACGACTGCGTCAATCACCGCCTCTTTGCTGTCCAACAGGGTCCCGTCCAGATCAAACAACAGGCATGGATACATCGGCCAGACACTCCTTCCATAATGGATAGCTTCCTGCTGAGACGGCCGCTGCCCCGAATTGCAGGGCATGCTCCATCTGCTCCCGCTTGCGGATCAGCCCGCCCGCGATGATCGGCGTCTCCCCCAGCTCCCGGGCGTACTCCGCGATCATCTCGGGGAGCAGCGCCGGCATCAGCTCGACCGCATCCGGCTTTGTCTCCTGAACCGACTGCAGACCCGACCGGAGCGCGTCACTGTCTACCAGGAAAAGCCGCTGGATCGTGAGCAGACCTTCTTTTTTGGCCAGCTTCACCAAGGTATTGCGCGTCGTCACGATGCCGTCCGGCCTGACGTAATGAGCGACGAAGGCGACGCCTTCCCGGTCGTAGCTGATCCCGCCGATTCGCTCCAGATGCAGAAAGACGGGGATGTCCCGGCTCTTGAACAGATCGACGTAGCGTTTGATGACCCCGATGTTGCCCGTCGAGAGCACCACCGCGCTGACCTGTGCCTCTGCCGCTTTCTCCAGAAATTTTGCCTCTTTGACGGATGCAATCATTTTGAATCGGTGAAGCCGTTGATAAAATTCTGCCTGATTCACGTCGGCCTGCCTCCTTTTCCAAAACCAAAAAACCCCATGCGACAAGACAATTGCCAAAGACTTCAGGATGAAAGTGCTTGGTAATGAATGTCGGGGGTTTCTCCAGGGCTCCAACCGAAAACGATTCACTTGTTAGTTCGTATGATAAGGCACTCGAGTTAAGAGAACGTGAACATTCCATTAATGTTCTGAAATGTCTCTGTAAATTCCCAGGCACGAGGCTGCGGGGAGATGAAGCATATTTCCTCGCGAATACAAAAAAGCACACCCCTCTTGGGTGTGCCCGATGTATGAATGCTGTTCTCCCAGCCAAAACAGCCAGATCAGATCGATACAGCCGCGACCGCATCCAAAGCGATCTTCGCCTCCGCCTCAATCGCTTTTTGCGTCGTCTCGGTATGCGGGTCGTAGGTCTCCAGCAGGTCGGCATCCGCGTAGCCGTCAATCGCCAGAATCGATCCGGCCTTCATGCCTCGCAAAGCCGATATGACGAAGAGCGCCGAGTTTTCCATCTCTACGGCCAGGACGCCTGCTTTTTGATACAGCTTATGCGGAAATTCCACGACGCCGTTGTAAAACATGTCCATCGTCAGGGTAATGCCCTCCGCCACATAGAGGCCTGTCCGGCGCTCTTCTGCCGCCTTGACCAGAGCATTCACCACATGGCGGTCCGCCAGTGCCGGGAATCCGGGAGGAACCAGCTGACTGGTCAGTCCATCCTGACGTACGGCCGCCGTGCTGATCACCAGACTGCCCGGCTCGATTTCCTTTTGGTAAGAACCGGCCGTTCCTATACGGATGATGGTTTTTACCCCGCCCTTGGCCAGTTCCTCAAAGCAGACGGCTGCGCCCGGCGAACCGACGCCATGGCTGACCACCGCTACCTCGATGCCGTTCCACTTTCCTTTGTAGCTGTGGTATTCGCGGTTTTCCCCGATCAGAGTGTGCTCCGCAAGCAGAGAGGCGATCCGCCCCGCGCGTTTCGGGTCTCCGCACACGATCACCCGTTCCGGCAGTTGGGCCGGGTCAATTTTTAGATTCGGCAGCATTTTAATCAAACTCCTTTTTCTCCCACTCATCTTCCGGGATCGGCAGGGCTTCGCCGGAGAACCGCTCCTCGCGGAAAGGATCTCCGTTCAGGTGAAAGCCGTTTTGCTCCCAAAAGCCGGGCTTGTTTTCGGTCATAAATTCAATGCCTCGCAGCCATTTCACGCTTTTCCAAAAATAGAGGTGGGGGACGATCAGCCGCAGCGGCCACCCGTGCTTGTCAGTCAGCGGCTCCCCGTCAAAGGAGTGGGCCAAGAGGACATCATCCCGATCCAGATCGGACAGCGCGAGATTTGCCGTGTACCCGTGGTCGCCGTGCAGCATCACGTAGCTGCCCTTCGGCACCACGCCCGCAGCCGCGAGGAAATCACGGAAGCGCACTCCTTCAAACCGGTTGTCGAAGCGCGACCAGCGGGTGACGCAATGGATGTCGCAGGTGAGGGCGCTCTGCGGCATCGCCAGCAGGTCGTCATAGCGCAGGGTCACTTCCTGTTCCACTTCACCATATACCCGCAGCGTCCAGGTCTTCAGGTCGTAGACCGGCACCTCCCCCTCGTGCAAAATCGGAAAGCGCTCCGTGAGCACCTGGCCCGGCGGCAGCCTTTTGGCCAGGGCGGGGTCGACAGCGGGCACCTTCATGCGTTTGATTCGATCCGCTTTATTCATCTCGATCTCTCCTCTCCTGACATGTCAAAACGGTTTCCGCTCTTATGCGCGGTTTATTCTGCCCATCGCGTGCTTTGCTCTCCTACCGCGTGCTTTGCTGGCCGGAGGCAGTCGAGGCTCCTTTGTCCTTGAGGAAGAACATCGCCAGAATCGTCAGCACGTACGGCAGCATGGCCGTGAACTGGGTCGGCAGGGAAAGGCCCTGCAGACGAATACTGAGTGCATCCATCAGTCCAAACAGGAAGCTGGAGGCCACGATTCCCAGCGGATGAGACTGCCCCAGCATCATCGCCACCAGTGCGATAAAACCGCGTCCCGCCGTCATGCCCTCAGAAAACATGGTCACCTGTCCCAACGAGAGCTGCGCTCCGGCCATCCCGCAGAGGACGCCGCAGACCACGATTGCCAGCACTTGCAGGCGAGTGGCTTTGAGGCCAATGCTGCGGGCTGCCGTATGGTTCATTCCGACCGCCAGCACGCGGAAGCCGGTCACCGTTCGGGTAAAAAAGAGGTGCAGCAAT
This sequence is a window from Brevibacillus composti. Protein-coding genes within it:
- a CDS encoding ABC transporter ATP-binding protein, coding for MAEVVLKQITKAFQSQNAVKGLDLVVPDGSFTVLVGPSGCGKSTTLRMIAGLEEATSGEILIGEQPVTHLPPGKRDVAMVFQNYALYPTMSVYDNIAYGLRNRGYSKKECQQRVGEIAEVVGLTPYLTRKPAQLSGGQRQRVALARAMVKKPQVFLMDEPLSNLDAKLRNQMRVELTSLHKQLGSTFIYVTHDQVEAMTMGDQIVVMNEGQIMQVAAPMELYLEPENLFVAQFIGSPPMNIIPADGDGQEQWGFRPEKAHLCHADAVSASTLDELLLPGRIHSREILGSDALYHVETKKGRIVVKTAVDTLMDSGTPVMVTVPRSSLYVFDRTTGRRVRRAENRLRQSGNSQQTPDRGANEPASGFTPGKGSHSPGSSPEPALAKGVVG
- a CDS encoding carbohydrate ABC transporter permease, whose product is MQRIGIKAWKAVEWLLLAAVALAFVFPFLWMFLTAFKTMPEVYQFPPTWWPESWQFENFETAWRSGPFLTYVWNSFLVAAGILVLQLLTGVPAAYAFARYRFRGREALFGLTLIALMIPAQVIFLPVYVELSHWGLVNTLWALILPYGASAFGIFLLRQSFMQVPDEIIEAARLDNASEWKIMWTIMVPMAKPVLVTFGLFSFIYHWNDYFWPLIMTNSAEVRTLPIGISMLKAVEGGKLWNVIMAGNMILVLPILAIFFFAQRHIIRAFVYQSK
- a CDS encoding carbohydrate ABC transporter permease — protein: MRKAAAAQELPAADGPAVTRTEARYGLAEWLERIRPYLYVTPALAFFAVFFFFPIAYVIYLSFFDWSLLNLEEIEWVGLANFAEILQDSDFRQVLGTTVVYTLSTVALGISLSFFLALWLNRKARIYGLIQAAVFSPHIISLVSVAMLWMWLMDPQYGLLNAVLEFFGLPGYTWLSDTKSALLSLILVSVWKGVGYNTIVFIAGLQSIPRDIYEAASLDRSPWWRTLSRITIPMLSPTIFFLLVINTISSFQVFDTIYIMTQGGPVNSTNMLVFYIYEQGMDFYNGGIASAASVILLGLVGLLTLIHFRVMEKRVHYR
- a CDS encoding glycerophosphodiester phosphodiesterase; protein product: MNICMAHRGWSGKAPENTMTAIRLALAEPAIGAIEIDVQLSKDGVPVLLHDFTLERTTNGNGLVSAFTYEELRTLDAGRWFGERYAGERIPSLEEVLQAVKGRCLLNIELKTAPGMHPGLSETVLALLERHDMKRDVYVTSFDHEEIRRFRSLDAEVRCGLIVCANPVMMLEQLREAGATVLSIAYPYLTEELVNAAFEQGIEVIAWTVDDPQAIQQIVKTYPHVQICTNHPDRMLAIC
- a CDS encoding HAD-IA family hydrolase, with product MYPCLLFDLDGTLLDSKEAVIDAVVYTAEQFAPGRFGRADLEDRFGESFDDFLASAAEKTYDRKAVMDCYFSYVRAHHQEHARLFPHVREELEKLSAAGFRLAVVTNKQREFAVAGLELAGIADLFEVVVAVDDVSRGKPSAEPIAKALQLLGMEPGQALMIGDSQYDVLAAVGAGVKSVVLEWYGPMEWKYAVPDYRFADIRRFAEEMMAVKIQGGE
- a CDS encoding glycerol-3-phosphate responsive antiterminator, which translates into the protein MNQAEFYQRLHRFKMIASVKEAKFLEKAAEAQVSAVVLSTGNIGVIKRYVDLFKSRDIPVFLHLERIGGISYDREGVAFVAHYVRPDGIVTTRNTLVKLAKKEGLLTIQRLFLVDSDALRSGLQSVQETKPDAVELMPALLPEMIAEYARELGETPIIAGGLIRKREQMEHALQFGAAAVSAGSYPLWKECLADVSMPVV
- a CDS encoding nucleoside phosphorylase encodes the protein MLPNLKIDPAQLPERVIVCGDPKRAGRIASLLAEHTLIGENREYHSYKGKWNGIEVAVVSHGVGSPGAAVCFEELAKGGVKTIIRIGTAGSYQKEIEPGSLVISTAAVRQDGLTSQLVPPGFPALADRHVVNALVKAAEERRTGLYVAEGITLTMDMFYNGVVEFPHKLYQKAGVLAVEMENSALFVISALRGMKAGSILAIDGYADADLLETYDPHTETTQKAIEAEAKIALDAVAAVSI
- the ggt gene encoding gamma-glutamyltransferase, with the translated sequence MKKSFWRKASALALTAVIGLSSFSSVTEAANRPTTMAPNAMVTTPHYLATAAALKTLEDGGNAVDAAITAASTLAVVYPHYTAIGGDNFWLIYNAKTKEVRALNGSGRAGEKATIEYYKEKGYEKIPSRGYESANTVPGVVSGWWEAYHYAQKELAGDSKLKWERLLDPAIGYAENGYPVSPNQVYWTKYATDPTDNDLKNLQRFEEFRKTFLKENGEPYQAGEVLKQKDLANTLKVIAKKGADGFYKGEIAQKIVKDMEANGGLLTLKDFETHTSTWADPISVEYRGFQAYNVPPNSQGMASLSILNILNNIDLRSLGEGTPDYYHVIVEATKQAFADRDKWLTDPEFVDIPVDKLLSKEHGKELAARIDMKQAAKTVEPLDPKGDTTWLAVVDKYGNAVSMIQSHYFDWGSGIVAKDTGVLLQNRGSYFSLDPNHINHLEPGKRTFHTINPAMMLKDNKPYLLYGTQGGEGQPQTQAALATRIIDFGFSVQDAIEAPRWLHGRNWGSSSNNLKVESRIPQDVLDELIKRGHPVEKLEAAYTDAMGQSGAILIDPVTNIKFGGADPRGEGAAMGY
- a CDS encoding ABC transporter substrate-binding protein; amino-acid sequence: MKKVRISMMACVLGLTAVLAGCGTGNQQGAGGQASGAGGSASQPQSQAADAKPVEIDFWYALGGRNGEMIEKMVKEFNESHKHIVVKPSYQGSYYENHAKVLAAVSAGNQPDVTMVEVGSIGAFAEAKVLQDLGEYAKGAEDKYIPGLMGNSYWKEKLYAIPFNRSTPLLYLNRDLLKAAGLDPEGPKSWEELRQFSQALTKKEGDKTKTYGFSTPIDIWFYEALVFQSGGNILSEDGKSLLISEEYGKAPLAFWTSMLEEGIMKAPPGEKYNAWDVAKQDFINQQVAMIFTSTGDLRGLKEAAKFDMGTAFLPANKSYGAPTGGANLVMLAKSSDEEKKAAWEFIEWMTDTKQTIPWSLETGYMPVTKAAVDSDEMKKAYEKEPNFQVAVKQLEYAKPRPMVPGYKELQEVIMTEIQRAVLGQATVDEAIGNAVEKGQKLLKK
- a CDS encoding methyl-accepting chemotaxis protein, whose product is MRLFSKLRNKLVIWFLLLAVVPLIINSYLVLTESTQILIEKQKESMVDLTKSTAQGMDQWLDRRLTEVTVLARSSDIQSTDAEAKNDFIRRFTKELKIFDGNTFISPDGIVTADTFEGSLGINLGERPFFKLGMEGKSSFSDMLIAKTTGNRSIVVASPVINKEGQKLGVLTGLVNVDSFTSTFLQNLNLGEDGYPILVDNKGLIQVHPNPELIGKSIEEAALPEGLTTILKTGAAESGSSTYQDGGKEYVVTFSSIPSTNYSLFFHMPSEQITSQVWAITRYIIILVCVVTAIVLAAAFFVSRQISRPIVEVASVTGRIADGDLAVDPLKIRSRDEVGRLSESVNLMVANLHDIIQKVNTSAEELAASAEELSANAEETSKATEQIASSIQEVAYGAEQQVQSVSESVSTINEVSKGIQNIAANAQHAAESAMTASQIAAHGNQAIETVMHQMELIHATVNDIATIVKRLGDSSQEIGQIVQVITDIAQQTNLLSLNAAIEAARAGEHGRGFAVVADEVRKLAEQSASSAQQIEQLIASIQNESHQAVDSMEKGTREVSLGIEVVNEAGKSFVQIRDSVSQVASQIQEVQAYSQLMTKDTEQVVQLIGQISAIAENSADGTQNVSAATEEQLAAIQQVTSSAESLAKVAEDLQEQVRKFVLYR